CGGCGAATCCGCCCGGTTTAGGACCACGGCGAACTCGTCCCCGCCGATGCGGTAGGCCTCGAGGCCCTCCTCCTTGAGGGCGCGGGCCAACCCGACGAGCAGCCGGTCCCCCGCCGGGTGGCCCTGGGTGTCGTTGACCCGCTTGAGCCCGTCCAGGTCCAACAGGGCCAGCCCCCACCCCTCGGGGAGGCCCCCCTCCAACCGCCGCGCAAAGGCTCGGCGGTTGCCCAATCCGGTGAGCCAGTCGTAGCGGGCCTGGCGCTCCAGCTCCTCGCGGTAGCCCGCCCCCTTGAGGGCCGCGAGCAGGTAGTCGAGGTAGAGCGCCGCCAGCCGCAGCTCGGTGGGGTCGTCGATGCCGGGGTGCTCCAGCCGCAGGTAGAGGGGCTGGGGCGGCCCCGGGAAGTAGGCCCCATACCCCCCCGGCACCCGCCCGCGGCCCGCCAGGTGCACCCCCGACTCCGGCGCCAACACCATCAGCCGGGCCCCCTGGAAAACCCAGCCCACCCCCCGCTGGGCGTGCGCGAGCACCTCGGCGAAGGCCAGGCCCCCGTAGCCCACCACGGTCTCGTGGAGGAGTAGCAGGCGCAAGAGGAGGGGCTCGAGGCTCACAGCGGATCCACGGGGATCTCCAGGAGGTCGGTCCAGGTGTTGACCAGAGCAAACAGCCCCACCACCGCCACCGCCTCCTGCACCTCGGCCTCGCTCAGGCCGGCCTGGCGCAAGCCCTCCAGCAGCTTAGGGCTAGGGGAGGCGGCCGCGGCGTGGGCGAAGTGGAGCAGGGCCTGCACCTTCTCCGGCAGCCCCGGCGGCACCTCGCCCCGCCGCAGCGCCGCCAGGATCCCCTCCTCGGTCCCCTGCACCATCAGGGCGTGCAGGTGCACCTCGGCGGCGTAGCGCGAACCCCGGGCCCGCGAGGCGAGCACCCCCATCATCTCCTTGAGGGTGCGGGGCAAGGCCCCCCGCAGCACCACGTGGCGGAAGGCCTTCCACAAGGCGGTCTGTAGGTCCTCGCTCTGGGCCTGGGCAAAGAGGTTGGGCACCAGGCCGAAGCCCAGCTCCTCGGCGATCTCGCGGGTTACGTTCTGCATAGGGTTCACCCCCTGATCCCATGTTATCCCGCGGGTCCGGCCTTCCGGTTCTTCGATCACACGCCCGGCCGGAGGCCCTCCGGGCCGGCGCGTTCAGCCCGGAGGGTGGGGTCTGAACCAGGAGGCCGGGCGCACCCGGCTATGATCAGAGCGAGGGGGGAGCTCCGTGGAGGATAGGGTCTTGCTCAGCGCGGTGGAGTCCACGTTCACCGGGGTGGTCATCGCCGATGCCCGAGCGCCCGACTGCCCGGTGATCTACTGCAACCCGGCCTTTGTCGAGCTCACCGGCTACCCTCAGGAGGAGGTCCTGGGGCGCAACTGCCGCTTTCTCCAGGGACCCGCCACCGACCGGGAGGCGGTGGCACGGGTGCGGCAGGCCATCGCCGATGGGCGCAGCACCCGGGCGCTGCTGCTCAACTACCGCAAGGACGGTCGGCCCTTCTGGAACGAGCTGCACCTCTCTCCAGTGTGCGACGGCGACGGGAACCCCACCCACTTCGTGGGGATCCAGCTCGATGTGACCGAGCGGGTGGAGGGGTTCCGCCTGCTGGAGCGGGCCTTGCGGGAGTGGACGGCCACGCTGGACGCCCTGCCGGAGATGGTGTTCCTCACCGACGGGGCAGGGCGGCTGCGCCGGTGCAACCTGGCGGCCTCGGAGTTCTTTGGCCTGGGCTTCAGGGAGCTCATCGACCGCAGGCTGGCCGAGCTGTTCGGGCAGGAGGAGGGCCTCTTTCGCGGCGCGGGGGGAGAGTTCCGCCTGGGGCGCAGCTGCTACTCCGTGGCCAACCACCCGCTGCCCCGCGCTCAGGGGGGACAGGTGCACGTGGTGCGGGACATCACCGCCCAAAAGGCCCTCTCTTCCCAGCTGGAGTGGCTCCTGGCGGCGGTGGAGCAGGCCGCGGATGCGGTGGTGGTCACCGACCTGGAGGGGCGGATCGAAAGCCTCAACCGCTCATTTCGGGCCAAGACCGGCTGGTCCTCCGAGGAAGCGCTAGGCATGGAGCTGTTCGCCCTGCAGGGGGTCCCGCCAGAGGTCGCCGCCCAGGTGCGCCGGGAGGTGGAGGAGGGGCGGGTGTACAGCGGCCTCTACCAGGCCCGCCGGCGCGGCGGCGAGGTCTACTGGGAGGAGGCCACCGTCTCCCCGGTCAGGGAGGCGGGCGGACGGGTGGTCAAGCTGGTTCATATCCAGCGCGACGTGAGCGAGCGGCGGCGGCTCGAGGCCATCGCGGAGGCGGTGAACATGGCGGAGAACCTCGGCCAGGTCTTCTCCGGGCTGCGCCACGAGCTGGGCAATCCCATCAACTCGGCCATGACGGCCCTGAGCGTGCTGCGGGAGAACGCTGCCCGCTGGCCCACGGCGCAGGTGCTGAGCTTCGTGGAGCGGGCCCTGGTGGAGCTGGAGCGGGTAGCCTATCTCTTGCGTACCCTCAAGACGTTCAACCTGGAGGCGCTGGAGCTGGAGCGGCTCGAGCTGGGCAGATTTCTCCGGCGATTGTTGCTCCTGGTGCGGGAGGACCTCGAGCGCAAGGGCATCCAGCTCACCCTCCGCCCCCCTGAGGAGGAGGTGGTGGCCTGGGCCGACCCGCGTGCGCTGCACCAGGTGCTCCTCAACCTGCTCAGCAACGCCGCAGAGGCCCTGGAGGGGCACCCCCTGCCGGAGATCTCCCTGGAGTTCTGTCGGCGGGGGAGGAGGGTCGAGGTGACGGTGGGCGACAACGGCCGGGGGATGGGCCCGGAGGAGCTGGCCCGGCTGTTCAAACCCTTCTACACCACCAAGCGGCAGGGGAGCGGCCTGGGGCTGGTGATCTCCCAACGGCTCATGGCGGGGATGCGGGGGACCCTCTCGGTGCAAAGCGAGCGGGGGCGGGGCACCCGGGTGACCCTCACCCTCGAGGAGGCCAGCGGCGCAGCATCGCCTCCAGCTGGAGGCGAACCAGGGCCAGCGGTCCCGGCCCCTCCAGGAGAAGCCCCAGCAGGCCCGGAGGGGTTCTGAGGGGGCGAAAGAGCAGGGCGAGGCCCGGACCCCAGAGGGCGATCTCCTCCACCTCCTCCCCCGCCAACCCTGCGGCCATCTGCCAGGCCAGGGCCGCCACCGGGGCAAGGCCCGCCAAGGTCTGCGACGAGCTCCCCGTGGCGGCCAGCACCTGCCCTCCCGAAGGGTCCAGCAGCGCGGCCGAGCGCACCCCCTCGAGGCCGAGCAACCCTTCCAGAGGAAGGGCCGGGCCGCGTCGGCCCTCGTCCTTGCGCCGGGCGGCTTCCAGGAGGACCGCGGTGAGGGGGATGGGGGTCCCCTTCACCCCTTGCTGAAGCCGGCTCACCTCGATCTGAACGTCTTCCCAGGCCAGGACCTCCCAGGCCGCCTCCTCCCCCCGCAGCTCCCCCGCCTCCGCCCCCACCAGCTGACCGGCGGCGCAGTGCAGCACCCCCACCTTTCCCCGGGCCTCCACCCAAACGCTGCAGGTTTTGCGCTCCACCTCGATGAGCTGCAAAAACCCCGGCAGGGTGATGCCGCGAAAGC
The Meiothermus sp. Pnk-1 genome window above contains:
- a CDS encoding GGDEF domain-containing protein, producing MSLEPLLLRLLLLHETVVGYGGLAFAEVLAHAQRGVGWVFQGARLMVLAPESGVHLAGRGRVPGGYGAYFPGPPQPLYLRLEHPGIDDPTELRLAALYLDYLLAALKGAGYREELERQARYDWLTGLGNRRAFARRLEGGLPEGWGLALLDLDGLKRVNDTQGHPAGDRLLVGLARALKEEGLEAYRIGGDEFAVVLNRADSPRLHHALAGLPASLGVAWAEEAQGESLLALADARMYEHKRRRKAGG
- a CDS encoding carboxymuconolactone decarboxylase family protein, whose product is MQNVTREIAEELGFGLVPNLFAQAQSEDLQTALWKAFRHVVLRGALPRTLKEMMGVLASRARGSRYAAEVHLHALMVQGTEEGILAALRRGEVPPGLPEKVQALLHFAHAAAASPSPKLLEGLRQAGLSEAEVQEAVAVVGLFALVNTWTDLLEIPVDPL
- a CDS encoding PAS domain-containing protein, yielding MEDRVLLSAVESTFTGVVIADARAPDCPVIYCNPAFVELTGYPQEEVLGRNCRFLQGPATDREAVARVRQAIADGRSTRALLLNYRKDGRPFWNELHLSPVCDGDGNPTHFVGIQLDVTERVEGFRLLERALREWTATLDALPEMVFLTDGAGRLRRCNLAASEFFGLGFRELIDRRLAELFGQEEGLFRGAGGEFRLGRSCYSVANHPLPRAQGGQVHVVRDITAQKALSSQLEWLLAAVEQAADAVVVTDLEGRIESLNRSFRAKTGWSSEEALGMELFALQGVPPEVAAQVRREVEEGRVYSGLYQARRRGGEVYWEEATVSPVREAGGRVVKLVHIQRDVSERRRLEAIAEAVNMAENLGQVFSGLRHELGNPINSAMTALSVLRENAARWPTAQVLSFVERALVELERVAYLLRTLKTFNLEALELERLELGRFLRRLLLLVREDLERKGIQLTLRPPEEEVVAWADPRALHQVLLNLLSNAAEALEGHPLPEISLEFCRRGRRVEVTVGDNGRGMGPEELARLFKPFYTTKRQGSGLGLVISQRLMAGMRGTLSVQSERGRGTRVTLTLEEASGAASPPAGGEPGPAVPAPPGEAPAGPEGF
- a CDS encoding DUF4388 domain-containing protein translates to MKRVLIVDYELLFLSSLAEGLRPYAADGREAAKLLEQVDFDLLVTDLRMPGMDGFALIAHAARVFPGLPIVVVTAFGSAETERRLAGLTCGYIEKPIEFAHLVQTIRRVLAEATTGSFRGITLPGFLQLIEVERKTCSVWVEARGKVGVLHCAAGQLVGAEAGELRGEEAAWEVLAWEDVQIEVSRLQQGVKGTPIPLTAVLLEAARRKDEGRRGPALPLEGLLGLEGVRSAALLDPSGGQVLAATGSSSQTLAGLAPVAALAWQMAAGLAGEEVEEIALWGPGLALLFRPLRTPPGLLGLLLEGPGPLALVRLQLEAMLRRWPPRG